Proteins co-encoded in one Bos taurus isolate L1 Dominette 01449 registration number 42190680 breed Hereford chromosome X, ARS-UCD2.0, whole genome shotgun sequence genomic window:
- the LOC112445063 gene encoding LOW QUALITY PROTEIN: E3 ubiquitin-protein ligase RNF168 (The sequence of the model RefSeq protein was modified relative to this genomic sequence to represent the inferred CDS: inserted 4 bases in 3 codons; deleted 2 bases in 2 codons; substituted 4 bases at 4 genomic stop codons) encodes MEHIRKAVLRDTIPSLLESQCHICLEILIEPVTLPCNHMLCKACFKSTVEKAHLCCPFCRCQVSSWTRYHTXRNSLVNMELWEIIQKHYPEESRLRVSGQQSEEIIDDYLPVCLLSQPGELRREYEKQRSKEEAERXAIQEGENKASEEYIQRLLAEEEEEEKRXEKRQREMEEQLKREEALARRLSLNISNVCEERVLALLSYSKKSNPVTPKSRRKRKSKRKNTGGIQKYLSPSSQLESASQSEVVEEDRKXSRSKETDSGDGKNPTWQDTEVEEDMPALSPQIRLEVQKQDAEASLQSLSRPQLCASGGEWXLEGKVKTKQISHERELCVISHEEPKAGVSSSGETAVKPYGETESGCTVSDVTQTLKNNTVVTENEESHLLTNKDISRAKNQEPLSEAVSDPCYSTKRRKMFLKDSSDQEETXVHFTPKLLDLERLFFARHKQEEQDRLLALQLQKEVNQEQMRPTWLKGSPDECQLRAMSSPPGKLLNGQRKHAKERSFHRQTDLEHPAPHRASKSEHWQPSFRFQLEHCSVNARKYQVLLXILVHKMTHSLQPGKSKKSIFQMFHRYTK; translated from the exons ATGGAG CATATTAGAAAGGCTGTACTCAGAGATACCATCCCTTCCTTGTTGGAATCCCAGTGCCACATCTGTCTGGAAATCCTCATTGAGCCTGTGACACTGCCTTGCAACCACATGCTCTGTAAAGCATGCTTCAAATCGACTGTGGAGAAGGCACATTTGTGCTGTCCTTTCTGTCGCTGCCAGGTCTCTTCGTGGACTCGGTACCACACCTGAAGAAATTCTCTTGTCAATATGGAACTGTGGGAGATAATTCAAAAACACTATCCAGAGGAATCCCGGCTTAGAGTCTCTGGGCAACAATCAGAGGAAATCATTGATGACTATCTCCCTGTTTGTCTATTAAGTCAACCTGGGGAGTTaagaagagaatatgaaaagcagagaagcaAGGAGGAGGCAGAGCGATGAGCCATTCAGGAGGGAGAAAACAAAGCCAGTGAAGAATACATACAGAGATTACtggcagaggaggaagaagaggaaaaga cagaaaaaaggcagagagagatggaAGAACAACTGAAAAGAGAAGAAGCGCTGGCAAGAAGGCTAAGCCTTAATATTAGCAATGTCTGTGAGGAACGTGTCTTGGCTCTCCTCTCGTATTCCAAAAAATCTAATCCAGTCACACCCAAGTCACgaaggaaaaggaagagcaaACGAAAAAACACTGGCGGTATTCAGAAGTATTTGTCACCGAGTTCTCAACTTGAGTCAGCGTCACAGTCTGAAGTTGTAGAAGAAGACAGGA CCTCCAGGTCCAAGGAAACTGACAGCGGTGATGGGAAGAACCCTACATGGCAAGACACAGAAGTTGAGGAAGATATGCCAGCGCTTTCTCCTCAAATACGCCTTGAAGTTCAAAAGCAAGATGCAGAAGCTTCACTGCAGTCACTG AGTAGACCTCAGTTATGTGCCAGTGGTGGAGAATGGTAGCTtgaaggaaaagtgaaaacaaaacaaatcagtCATGAAAGAGAGTTATGTGTCATCAGTCATGAAGAGCCTAAAGCTGGAGTTTCCTCTTCTGGAGAAACTGCAGTTAAGCCTTATGGCGAAACGGAGAGTGGATGTACAGTGTCAGATGTGACACAGACACTGAAAAATAACACAGTTGTGACAGAAAATGAGGAGTCTCACCTACTGACCAATAAGGACATCTCCAGAGCAAAAAACCAGGAACCTTTGTCTGAAGCAGTCAGCGATCCATGCTATtctaca aaaagaagaaaaatgttccTCAAAGATTCCTCCGACCAAGAGGAAAC AGTCCACTTCACCCCAAAACTGTTAGATTTGGAACGTCTATTTTTTGCGAGACATAAACAAGAAGAACAGGATAGGTTATTAGCATTGCAGCTTCAGAAAGAGGTGAATCAAGAACAAATGAGGCCAACCTGGCTAAAAGGATCCCCAGATGAATGTCAGTTACGAGCTATGTCGTCACCTCCAGGCAAATTACTAAATGGACAGAGGAAGCATGCCAAAGAGAGAAGCTTCCACAGACAAACTGATCTAGAGCATCCAGCACCTCACAGAGCCTCGAAAAGTGAACATTGGCAACCTTCTTTTAGGTTCCAGTTGGAACATTGTTCAGTTAATGCAAGAAAGTACCAAGTTCTACTGTAGATACTTGTACATAAAATGACTCATTCCCTACAGCCTGGTAAGtcaaagaaaagtatttttcagATGTTTCACAGATACACAAAGTAA